In one Corallococcus sp. EGB genomic region, the following are encoded:
- a CDS encoding sigma 54-interacting transcriptional regulator, with translation MSRPVSAQVVRSERKPLYVKVVTQPALHGCWSVNISETGIGLIATPRRPSEGPHENEPVEMAFSLPDTGAHVRVHGVVRWRHDTAGGGGTVAALGVSFGAFDAADGVKLARYLATAHLQVVVAFATDEETRAVRQALDGVASPHFAPTAEDVHALLSRGDMAALLVCGEDESRALALVESLAERRTEVDPTGAGPPSDLAPRIVYCAPAAPERLVALFNTGRIYRALGPWADADAVREAVLQAGREHGFRTEQWRMALELERNLLRERALAQSPVVGVGRHGEDVGFRSPPMQRVMEMVRLVAPHRVAVLLQGETGTGKEVLARILHRLSGRGDLPLVVQDCGALTETLLESELFGHVKGAFTGAVSDHPGLFVLANGGTIFLDEIENTTPNLQAKLLRVLETGDIRPVGGTQVRHVDVRVVAASNRDLGEEVRAGRFRADLFYRLNSFTIDIPPLRERPEDIPELARAFVEQFNRTLKRSATGVAPDADEVLHGYGWPGNVRELRNVVERAVLLSRPGEMLTRRLLPPALVNNTVPRADLLGDGSLRARLQQVERDLIREALERHGGVLRRAAVALGMDPVTLGRRARRHGLWKAE, from the coding sequence ATGTCGCGCCCCGTGTCCGCGCAGGTCGTCCGGAGCGAGCGCAAGCCGCTGTACGTGAAGGTCGTGACCCAGCCGGCGCTGCATGGCTGCTGGTCCGTGAACATCAGCGAGACAGGTATCGGGCTCATCGCCACGCCGCGCCGGCCTTCAGAGGGCCCGCACGAGAACGAGCCGGTGGAGATGGCGTTCTCGCTGCCGGACACGGGCGCCCACGTGCGGGTGCACGGCGTGGTGCGCTGGCGCCACGACACCGCGGGCGGCGGCGGCACCGTGGCGGCGCTGGGGGTGAGCTTCGGCGCCTTCGACGCGGCGGACGGCGTGAAGCTGGCGCGCTACCTGGCCACGGCGCACCTGCAGGTGGTGGTCGCCTTCGCCACGGACGAGGAGACACGCGCGGTGCGTCAGGCCCTGGACGGCGTGGCCTCGCCGCACTTCGCCCCCACCGCGGAGGACGTGCACGCGCTGTTGTCTCGCGGTGACATGGCGGCACTCCTGGTGTGCGGCGAGGACGAGTCGCGGGCGCTCGCGCTGGTGGAGTCCCTGGCCGAGCGGCGCACGGAGGTGGACCCCACGGGGGCGGGGCCGCCCAGCGACCTGGCCCCGCGCATCGTCTACTGCGCCCCCGCGGCCCCGGAGCGGCTGGTGGCCCTGTTCAACACCGGCCGCATCTACCGGGCGCTGGGGCCGTGGGCGGACGCGGACGCCGTGCGCGAGGCGGTGCTCCAGGCGGGGCGCGAGCACGGCTTTCGCACGGAGCAGTGGCGCATGGCGCTGGAGCTGGAGCGCAACCTCCTGCGCGAGCGCGCGCTGGCCCAGTCACCGGTGGTGGGGGTGGGCCGCCACGGCGAGGACGTGGGCTTTCGCAGCCCGCCCATGCAGCGGGTGATGGAGATGGTGCGCCTCGTCGCGCCCCACCGGGTGGCGGTGCTGCTGCAGGGCGAGACGGGCACCGGCAAGGAGGTGCTGGCGCGCATCCTCCACCGGCTCTCCGGCCGCGGAGACCTGCCGCTCGTCGTGCAGGACTGCGGCGCGCTCACGGAGACGCTGCTGGAGAGCGAGCTGTTCGGCCACGTGAAGGGGGCCTTCACCGGCGCGGTGTCGGACCACCCGGGCCTCTTCGTGCTGGCCAACGGCGGCACCATCTTCCTGGACGAGATTGAAAACACCACGCCCAACCTCCAGGCGAAGCTCTTGCGCGTGCTGGAGACGGGCGACATCCGCCCGGTGGGCGGCACCCAGGTGCGCCACGTGGACGTGCGCGTGGTGGCCGCGAGCAACCGGGACCTGGGCGAGGAGGTGCGCGCCGGCCGCTTCCGCGCGGACCTCTTCTACCGGCTCAACAGCTTCACCATCGACATCCCGCCCCTGCGCGAGCGCCCGGAGGACATCCCGGAGCTGGCCCGGGCCTTCGTGGAGCAGTTCAACCGCACCCTCAAGCGCTCCGCCACGGGCGTGGCCCCGGACGCGGACGAGGTGCTGCACGGCTACGGCTGGCCGGGAAACGTGCGCGAGTTGCGCAACGTGGTGGAGCGCGCGGTGCTCCTGTCGCGGCCCGGGGAGATGCTCACCCGGCGCCTCCTGCCGCCCGCGCTCGTCAACAACACCGTGCCCCGCGCGGACCTCCTGGGGGATGGCTCGCTGAGGGCCCGGCTCCAGCAGGTGGAGCGCGACCTCATCCGCGAGGCCCTGGAGCGCCATGGCGGCGTCCTGCGCCGCGCCGCCGTGGCCCTGGGCATGGACCCCGTGACGCTGGGCCGCCGGGCCCGGCGCCACGGGCTGTGGAAGGCGGAGTAG
- a CDS encoding glycosyltransferase family 39 protein, translating into MAPLSLPDAIRRHPVAWSMAATFAASLLLRGLYLAAAPDRDWPFSVFFAGDARFFHTAAVDLARGRAGPAALPYHPPLFPALLGLLYRVLGEPRGSALPYKLALACVGAATVALCQGFWRRLLGTAWSLVAAGLYAASFGWLVLSTTYSNETLSALWLCLTCALVLRMAGGAPSWPAVLSLGAVMGLGTLTRAEHLALWPFLLVYAWTARERAGPWRPQALRWGAAVGVSLLVLVPSALRNLDTMRELNARAPHLEPLPEWVPVTVYGPLNFAMANHPGATGGFTPALINQGGSNGQLDPSRPEHRRLLLHGYAEGLRWMVDAPGDAARLLGTKLDLWLDGLRLGLGVSDVPGGLTGERAPVDVFVPDAGWLKWPLAALLIAGMLLSLRPAHAPFRLLSLGVLHRVLVTLAFFGYARGLLVIFPALLPLLVLPLKVLGERHAAVARRLPVLAGVLLCFVWVEAALVATREPPRRFMASGTTDALHGKLIQDDRVRLWPQP; encoded by the coding sequence ATGGCCCCGCTTTCCCTGCCAGACGCCATCCGGCGGCACCCGGTGGCCTGGAGCATGGCGGCCACGTTCGCGGCCAGCCTGCTGTTGCGCGGGCTGTACCTGGCGGCGGCGCCGGACCGGGACTGGCCCTTCTCCGTCTTCTTCGCGGGCGACGCGCGGTTCTTCCACACCGCCGCGGTGGACCTGGCCCGCGGCCGAGCGGGCCCCGCCGCCCTGCCCTACCACCCGCCCCTGTTCCCGGCGCTGCTGGGGCTGCTGTACCGCGTCCTGGGGGAGCCCAGGGGCAGCGCGCTGCCGTACAAGCTGGCGCTCGCCTGCGTGGGCGCGGCCACGGTGGCCCTCTGTCAGGGCTTCTGGCGGCGCCTGTTGGGGACGGCGTGGAGCCTGGTGGCGGCGGGCCTGTACGCCGCGAGCTTCGGGTGGCTGGTGCTCTCCACCACGTACAGCAATGAAACCCTGTCCGCGCTGTGGCTGTGTTTGACCTGTGCGCTGGTGTTGCGCATGGCGGGTGGGGCGCCGTCATGGCCGGCGGTGTTGTCATTGGGCGCGGTGATGGGCCTGGGCACCCTCACCCGCGCGGAGCACCTAGCGCTGTGGCCGTTCCTCCTTGTGTATGCGTGGACCGCGCGCGAGCGCGCCGGACCCTGGAGGCCCCAGGCCCTGCGCTGGGGCGCGGCTGTGGGCGTGTCACTGCTGGTGCTCGTGCCCTCCGCGCTGCGCAACCTGGACACGATGCGCGAACTGAACGCGCGGGCGCCGCACCTGGAGCCCCTGCCGGAGTGGGTGCCCGTCACGGTGTACGGGCCGCTCAACTTCGCCATGGCGAACCACCCGGGCGCCACCGGGGGCTTCACCCCGGCGTTGATCAACCAGGGCGGCAGCAATGGCCAGTTGGACCCGTCCCGCCCCGAGCACCGGCGGCTCCTGCTGCACGGCTACGCGGAAGGGCTGCGCTGGATGGTGGACGCGCCCGGCGACGCGGCCCGGCTCCTGGGGACGAAGCTGGACCTGTGGCTGGACGGCCTGCGCCTGGGCCTCGGCGTGTCGGACGTGCCCGGCGGCCTCACCGGCGAGCGCGCCCCGGTGGACGTGTTCGTCCCCGACGCGGGGTGGCTCAAGTGGCCGCTCGCGGCGCTGCTCATCGCCGGGATGCTGCTGTCGCTCAGGCCCGCGCACGCGCCCTTCCGGCTGCTGTCGCTGGGGGTGCTGCACCGGGTGCTCGTGACGCTGGCCTTCTTCGGCTACGCGCGCGGACTGCTCGTCATCTTCCCCGCGCTCCTGCCGCTGCTGGTGCTGCCCCTCAAGGTCCTGGGGGAACGCCACGCGGCCGTGGCCCGGAGGCTGCCCGTGCTCGCCGGGGTGCTGCTGTGCTTCGTCTGGGTGGAGGCCGCGCTCGTCGCCACGCGCGAGCCGCCCCGCCGCTTCATGGCCAGCGGCACCACCGACGCCCTCCATGGCAAGCTCATCCAGGACGACCGCGTCCGGCTCTGGCCCCAGCCCTGA
- a CDS encoding endopeptidase yields MRPLRSALCCLALLVSSATYAFQPSQPAAESAVAKKAFFKPELYLPIQNVPLERARSLMPRAGADKWAGFVARFGGNVQVYLDPLSGMPTGIQGSFPLIPGDGYRNNVTLESVRQGLGRSVGSVDEAVVGELVFKFIADHQDAIGVDLLQLGAPRVTQVTDTLWQVHIPQVVNGVPVRHGRLAATLSHGNLILLGTEAWSNVGIDTKPRFTSAQALSAGSAFLGMALSPTSLWQQPTLELTPYARTGAAFGQGYGHALVWSYGFSNPGEHERWKVTVDANSGEVLAVEDDNHYFDAQVKGGVYPSTNIGTCTSKETCGTMQSNTPMPWANTGFAAPDNFTDGAGIYNYSAGTLNTTLSGKYVKIADSCGAINESSATGSLDLGGANNDHDCTVPAGSSVGNTPAARSSFYELNKIKEVARGWLPSNTWLQGQLTANVNLNNTCNAFWNGSTVNFYKSGGGCRNTGEIGAVFDHEWGHGMDNFDANGTLSNSSEGYADIAGILRLQTSCVGYGFFQTTDTGCGLTPDGTGYNQQESQVAGQSWCNLRCSGVRDADWAASAPNIPATPQNFTCKMCSSGSGPCSKQVHCAASPVRQAAWDLVTRDLTAAPFNLTSNDAFILGNKLFYQGSGNVGTWHACNCTAGTSDGCGATNGYMQWLAADDDNGNLADGTPHMTAIYAAYNRHNIACSTPAPTNGGCAAGPTAAPTTTATAGDSQVSLSWTASAGANQYWVMKTEGFAGCDFGKARVATVTGTSYTDAEVANGRQYCYSVVPASSNACFGQASACTCTTPTCAAPSVPSLSTPASGATGVELLAVLDWADITGVSGYEVQVATDSAFTNVVRSANSLIASTWTVSPGLTADTAYYWRVRALNSCGGTSSWSATRSFTTRGCVTLAAPTLTSPATGATGVALTPALDWSDVTSASAYDVQVATDSAFTNVVRSATGLASSAWNVTPGLSNLTTYYWRARATDSCGASAYSSAFSFTTTNVCTPTVATYNASLRTPACGSVCGCDTGPTLVNGRGTVSGGVEPNQPNTLGGTCADGASGTYHSDESIDRIVLKTVDQGTITPGKQLTVDVTVWCYGTSDQLDLYYTTNTTTPTWTAISTANACTAVGLKTFSFPVTVGSTPGNHAVRAQFRFSSTPTSACVAGSYNDRDDLVFSVVSAVASTPTAPSAKQVRGRSLTAR; encoded by the coding sequence ATGCGCCCCCTGCGGTCCGCGTTGTGTTGTCTTGCCCTCCTGGTGTCATCCGCGACGTATGCCTTCCAGCCCTCGCAACCCGCGGCAGAGAGCGCGGTGGCGAAGAAGGCCTTCTTCAAGCCGGAGCTGTACCTGCCCATCCAGAACGTGCCCCTGGAGAGGGCGCGGTCGCTGATGCCGCGCGCGGGCGCGGACAAGTGGGCGGGGTTCGTCGCCCGCTTCGGCGGCAACGTGCAGGTGTACCTGGATCCGCTGTCCGGCATGCCCACGGGCATCCAGGGCAGCTTCCCCCTCATCCCGGGTGACGGCTACCGCAACAACGTCACCCTGGAGTCCGTCCGCCAGGGGTTGGGCCGCTCCGTGGGGAGCGTGGACGAGGCCGTGGTGGGCGAGCTCGTCTTCAAGTTCATCGCGGACCACCAGGACGCCATCGGCGTGGACCTGCTGCAGCTGGGCGCGCCGCGCGTGACGCAGGTCACGGACACGCTGTGGCAGGTGCACATCCCGCAGGTGGTGAACGGCGTGCCGGTGCGGCACGGCCGGCTGGCGGCGACCTTGAGCCACGGCAACCTCATCCTCCTGGGCACGGAGGCGTGGTCCAACGTGGGCATCGACACGAAGCCCCGCTTCACGTCCGCGCAGGCCCTGAGCGCGGGCAGCGCGTTCCTGGGCATGGCGCTGTCACCCACCAGCCTGTGGCAGCAGCCCACGCTGGAGCTGACCCCCTACGCGCGCACGGGCGCGGCCTTTGGCCAGGGCTATGGCCACGCGCTGGTGTGGAGCTACGGCTTCTCCAACCCGGGTGAGCACGAGCGCTGGAAGGTGACGGTGGACGCGAACTCCGGCGAGGTGCTCGCCGTGGAGGACGACAACCACTACTTCGACGCCCAGGTGAAGGGCGGCGTGTACCCGTCCACCAACATCGGGACCTGCACGTCGAAGGAGACGTGCGGCACGATGCAGTCCAACACGCCCATGCCGTGGGCGAACACCGGCTTCGCGGCGCCCGACAACTTCACCGACGGCGCGGGCATCTACAACTACAGCGCGGGCACGCTCAACACGACGCTGTCCGGCAAGTACGTGAAGATCGCCGACAGCTGCGGCGCCATCAACGAGAGCTCCGCCACGGGCAGCCTGGACCTGGGCGGCGCGAACAACGACCACGACTGCACGGTGCCCGCGGGCTCGTCCGTGGGCAACACGCCGGCGGCGCGCTCCAGCTTCTACGAGCTGAACAAGATCAAGGAGGTGGCCCGCGGCTGGCTGCCCTCCAACACCTGGCTGCAGGGCCAGCTCACGGCCAACGTGAACCTGAACAACACCTGCAACGCGTTCTGGAACGGCAGCACCGTGAACTTCTACAAGTCCGGTGGCGGCTGCCGGAACACGGGTGAGATCGGGGCGGTGTTCGACCACGAGTGGGGCCACGGCATGGACAACTTCGACGCCAACGGCACCCTGTCCAACTCCAGCGAGGGCTACGCGGACATCGCGGGCATCCTGCGCCTGCAGACGTCCTGCGTGGGCTACGGCTTCTTCCAGACGACGGACACGGGCTGCGGCCTCACGCCGGACGGCACGGGCTACAACCAGCAGGAGTCGCAGGTGGCGGGCCAGTCCTGGTGCAACCTGCGCTGCTCGGGCGTGCGCGACGCGGACTGGGCGGCGAGCGCGCCGAACATCCCGGCCACCCCGCAGAACTTCACCTGCAAGATGTGCTCGTCCGGCTCCGGCCCGTGCAGCAAGCAGGTGCACTGCGCCGCGTCCCCGGTGCGCCAGGCGGCGTGGGACCTGGTGACGCGCGACCTGACGGCCGCGCCCTTCAACCTCACCTCCAACGACGCCTTCATCCTGGGCAACAAGCTCTTCTACCAGGGCTCCGGCAACGTGGGCACGTGGCACGCCTGCAACTGCACCGCCGGCACGTCCGACGGCTGCGGCGCGACGAACGGCTACATGCAGTGGCTGGCCGCGGACGACGACAACGGCAACCTGGCGGACGGCACGCCGCACATGACGGCCATCTACGCCGCCTACAACCGCCACAACATCGCCTGCTCCACGCCCGCGCCCACCAACGGAGGTTGCGCGGCCGGCCCCACGGCGGCCCCCACCACCACGGCCACCGCGGGCGACAGCCAGGTGAGCCTGTCGTGGACGGCGTCCGCGGGCGCCAACCAGTACTGGGTGATGAAGACGGAGGGCTTCGCGGGCTGTGACTTCGGCAAGGCGCGCGTGGCCACCGTCACCGGCACCAGCTACACGGACGCGGAGGTCGCCAACGGCCGCCAGTACTGCTACTCGGTGGTGCCCGCGAGCAGCAACGCGTGCTTCGGCCAGGCGTCCGCGTGCACCTGCACCACGCCCACCTGCGCGGCGCCCTCCGTGCCCTCGCTGTCCACCCCCGCCTCCGGCGCCACCGGCGTGGAGCTGCTCGCGGTCCTGGACTGGGCGGACATCACGGGCGTGTCCGGCTACGAGGTGCAGGTGGCCACCGACAGCGCGTTCACCAACGTGGTGCGCAGCGCCAACTCGCTCATCGCCAGCACCTGGACGGTGTCCCCGGGCCTGACGGCGGACACCGCCTACTACTGGCGCGTGCGGGCGCTCAACTCGTGCGGTGGCACCAGTTCCTGGAGCGCGACGCGCAGCTTCACCACGCGCGGCTGCGTGACGCTGGCGGCCCCCACCCTGACGTCCCCGGCCACCGGCGCCACGGGCGTCGCGCTGACCCCGGCGCTGGACTGGTCCGACGTGACGAGCGCCTCCGCGTATGACGTGCAGGTGGCCACCGACAGCGCGTTCACCAACGTGGTGCGCAGCGCCACGGGCCTCGCCTCCAGCGCGTGGAACGTGACGCCGGGCCTGTCCAACCTCACCACCTACTACTGGCGCGCGCGGGCCACCGACAGCTGCGGCGCGAGCGCGTACAGCTCCGCGTTCAGCTTCACCACCACCAACGTCTGCACGCCCACGGTGGCCACGTACAACGCCAGCCTGCGCACGCCGGCCTGCGGCTCCGTGTGCGGCTGCGACACCGGCCCCACGCTGGTGAATGGCCGCGGCACGGTGTCCGGCGGCGTGGAGCCCAACCAGCCCAACACGCTGGGCGGCACCTGCGCGGACGGCGCCAGCGGCACCTACCACTCGGATGAGAGCATCGACCGCATCGTGCTGAAGACGGTGGACCAGGGCACCATCACCCCGGGCAAGCAGCTCACGGTGGACGTGACGGTGTGGTGCTACGGCACCAGCGATCAGCTGGACCTGTACTACACGACGAACACCACCACGCCCACGTGGACCGCCATCAGCACGGCCAATGCCTGCACCGCGGTGGGGCTGAAGACGTTCTCCTTCCCCGTCACCGTCGGCAGCACCCCCGGCAACCACGCCGTGCGCGCGCAGTTCCGCTTCAGCAGCACGCCGACGAGCGCGTGCGTGGCCGGTTCGTACAACGACCGCGACGACCTGGTGTTCAGCGTCGTGTCCGCCGTGGCCTCGACCCCCACCGCTCCGTCCGCGAAGCAGGTGCGGGGCCGGTCGCTGACGGCGCGCTAG
- a CDS encoding heparin lyase I family protein: MMKTLLLVETLCVLGAVGCGAPDGSLPVDDRQPSLETSGEDLTTSNCTQLTPASVKASGDDGTGSIATNTLDDQLTTRWSSLGKGQWIDYDLGATKSVGAMSVAWHEGNTRVNTFTISVSPDGITYTQVYSGKSKGSTTAAETYTFTPVNTRRVRLTVQGNTLNDWASVAEARPCAGTTTSPTPGGIVWRGDFESGSRGQWDGTEMVSADRLQVVSSPVREGGYALKATVRQGDDPINASGNRNELVKMTKEAAGSEYWYRWSTRFAPDFPSVKTWQLFTQWHHDGCCGSPPVEFYVYGEEMRLNIGGSPGTIVWRTPLVRNTWHDFIFHVKWSPNASVGFVELYYDGNLVLPKRNIATQFSGMRNYLKIGLYRNDTVAPVGVVYHDGWVMGRTLADVLDANYKLK, encoded by the coding sequence TTGATGAAAACACTCCTCCTGGTTGAAACGTTGTGCGTCCTTGGCGCTGTCGGTTGCGGCGCTCCGGATGGTTCCCTTCCGGTCGATGATCGCCAGCCGTCGCTCGAGACGTCCGGCGAGGACCTCACCACCTCCAACTGCACGCAGCTCACCCCCGCCAGCGTGAAGGCCAGCGGCGACGACGGCACGGGCAGTATCGCGACGAACACGCTGGATGATCAGCTCACCACCCGCTGGAGCAGCCTGGGCAAGGGCCAGTGGATTGACTACGACCTGGGCGCCACGAAGAGCGTGGGCGCGATGTCGGTGGCCTGGCACGAGGGCAACACGCGGGTGAACACCTTCACCATCTCCGTGTCGCCGGACGGCATTACCTACACGCAGGTGTACAGCGGCAAGAGCAAGGGCAGCACCACCGCCGCGGAGACCTACACCTTCACGCCGGTGAACACGCGCCGGGTGCGCCTCACGGTGCAGGGCAACACCCTCAATGACTGGGCCAGCGTCGCTGAGGCGCGCCCCTGCGCCGGCACGACGACCTCCCCCACCCCGGGCGGCATCGTGTGGCGGGGCGACTTCGAGTCCGGCAGCCGCGGCCAGTGGGACGGCACGGAGATGGTGTCCGCGGACCGGCTCCAGGTCGTCTCGTCGCCGGTGCGCGAGGGCGGCTACGCCCTCAAGGCCACTGTGCGGCAGGGCGATGACCCCATCAACGCCAGTGGCAACCGCAACGAGCTCGTCAAGATGACGAAGGAGGCGGCGGGCTCCGAGTACTGGTACCGCTGGAGCACCCGCTTCGCGCCGGACTTCCCCAGCGTGAAGACGTGGCAGCTCTTCACCCAGTGGCACCATGACGGCTGCTGCGGCTCTCCGCCGGTGGAGTTCTACGTCTACGGCGAGGAGATGCGGCTCAACATCGGCGGGTCGCCGGGCACCATCGTCTGGAGGACGCCGCTCGTGCGCAACACGTGGCACGACTTCATCTTCCACGTGAAGTGGTCCCCCAACGCGAGCGTGGGCTTCGTGGAGCTGTACTACGACGGCAACCTGGTGCTGCCCAAGCGCAACATCGCGACGCAGTTCTCCGGGATGCGCAACTACCTGAAGATTGGCCTGTACCGGAATGACACCGTCGCGCCGGTGGGCGTCGTCTACCACGACGGCTGGGTGATGGGCCGGACGCTGGCGGACGTGCTGGACGCCAACTACAAGCTGAAGTGA
- a CDS encoding VOC family protein, with protein sequence MELHHGRMFDHVHLQVRDLEASKRFYRAVLEVMGIPVFNESERHFAADELFISNDREPTARVHLAFQAKDRDMVHRFHQAAVAAGGRDNGAPGERSYHPGYYAAFVLDPDGNNIEMVHHGPAKRSAPSVVYTW encoded by the coding sequence ATGGAACTGCACCACGGCCGCATGTTCGACCACGTCCACCTCCAGGTCCGCGACCTGGAGGCGAGCAAGCGCTTCTACCGCGCGGTGCTGGAGGTGATGGGCATCCCGGTCTTCAACGAGAGCGAGCGGCACTTCGCCGCGGACGAGCTCTTCATCAGCAACGACCGCGAGCCCACGGCGCGCGTGCACCTGGCCTTCCAGGCGAAGGACCGGGACATGGTGCACCGCTTCCATCAGGCGGCGGTGGCCGCGGGAGGCCGCGACAACGGGGCCCCCGGGGAGCGCTCCTACCACCCAGGGTACTACGCGGCGTTCGTGTTGGATCCGGATGGCAACAACATCGAGATGGTCCACCACGGGCCCGCGAAGCGCTCGGCGCCGTCCGTCGTCTACACCTGGTAG
- the tesB gene encoding acyl-CoA thioesterase II, with the protein MSRVLDELLGLLKLEPIEENLFRGASQDLGFRQLFGGQVLGQSVSAASQTVEAPRAVHSLHGYFLRPGDASLPVVYTVDRVRDGGSFTTRRVVAIQKGQPIFTLMASFQGEEPGFTHQATMPDVPPPESLPTDLELLGRHAGRMSERHREKFLSAKPIEMRPVTYVDPFEPAAEPPVKHVWFRADGAMPDEPQVHRYVLAYASDFNLLGTALQPHALTFLKPGFQMASLDHALWFHGDLKVNDWLLYTIESPWAGNARGLARGHVFTRDGRLVASVAQEGLLRQRADAR; encoded by the coding sequence ATGAGCCGGGTGCTGGACGAGCTGTTGGGGCTCCTGAAGCTGGAGCCCATCGAGGAGAACCTGTTCCGTGGCGCCAGCCAGGACCTGGGCTTCCGGCAGCTCTTCGGAGGGCAGGTGCTGGGGCAGTCCGTGTCCGCCGCCAGCCAGACGGTGGAGGCGCCGCGCGCGGTGCACTCGCTGCACGGCTACTTCCTGCGCCCCGGGGACGCGAGCCTGCCCGTCGTCTACACCGTGGACCGCGTGCGCGACGGCGGCAGCTTCACCACCCGCCGCGTGGTGGCCATCCAGAAGGGGCAGCCCATCTTCACGCTGATGGCGTCCTTCCAGGGGGAGGAGCCGGGCTTCACGCACCAGGCCACCATGCCGGACGTGCCGCCGCCGGAGTCGCTGCCCACGGACCTGGAGCTGTTGGGGCGCCACGCGGGCCGGATGTCGGAGCGGCACCGGGAGAAGTTCCTCTCCGCCAAGCCCATTGAGATGCGCCCCGTCACGTACGTGGACCCCTTCGAGCCCGCCGCCGAGCCGCCCGTGAAGCACGTCTGGTTCCGCGCCGACGGCGCCATGCCGGACGAGCCCCAGGTGCACCGCTACGTGCTCGCGTACGCCAGCGACTTCAACCTGCTGGGCACCGCGCTCCAGCCGCACGCGCTGACGTTCCTCAAGCCGGGCTTCCAGATGGCCAGCCTGGATCACGCGCTGTGGTTCCACGGCGACCTGAAGGTCAACGACTGGCTGCTCTACACCATTGAGAGCCCCTGGGCCGGCAACGCCCGGGGCCTGGCGCGCGGGCACGTCTTCACCCGCGACGGACGGCTCGTCGCCTCCGTGGCCCAGGAGGGCCTCCTGCGCCAGCGCGCGGACGCGCGCTGA